In Haladaptatus cibarius D43, the sequence CCATCCAACTTCTTCTACTACCCCCACTGTCTAAAAATTTACTCTCTAGTTGAGCGTATGTTAAATTGATTTGTCTCCAGACGAACTTCGATACAGTTTTGAAACAAGTATGTAGTAGCATACCATATGAGCCCTCCAGAAGTCGACCTTGCCACGCCGCCCCTCGCGCAGGTGTTCGTCTATCCTGCACGCGTGAAGTTCCTCGCGGTGCTCGCGGACAACCCCGACGAGAGCTTTAGCGCGACCGAACTGGCGGAACACGCCGGAACCGCCGCCAGCACGTGGACGAGCCACCGGGACGACCTCCTCGAACTTGAATTGGTGGACGAAATCGACACAGACGGGGCGTATCCCGAATATTCGCTCGCTCCGACGGCCCACGCACAACTTCTCCGCCAACTGTCCGAGGACATCGACGCCGTCCTCTACGAACTCAACGAC encodes:
- a CDS encoding helix-turn-helix domain-containing protein, translating into MSPPEVDLATPPLAQVFVYPARVKFLAVLADNPDESFSATELAEHAGTAASTWTSHRDDLLELELVDEIDTDGAYPEYSLAPTAHAQLLRQLSEDIDAVLYELNDPLSDAIGGFAQ